The following coding sequences lie in one Treponema sp. OMZ 790 genomic window:
- a CDS encoding S1C family serine protease, producing MKLYSRRQTLVFSLIAAVIFASAGFFAGIKYSTGNAGLSEIQSGTSSNPADFEESAENGFVQTENSHNLNMQQHGNTAALNTANEKGYMGYSPAETQNIHVYETTNEGVVNITTETMGVNWFFEPVPVEGGSGSGSIIDESGLVLTNTHVIAEASKIFISLHDGSQYEARVVGMDPENDLAVLKFDPPKNVKLTVIKFGDSAGLKVGQRVLAIGNPFGLERTLTDGIVSALKRPIQNDKNIIIKNMIQTDTAINPGNSGGPLLDTMGKMIGINTMIYSTSGSSAGVGFAVPVNTAKRVVADILKYGKVIRGSIDAELVQVSGRLASYAKLPVSYGLLVSEVKRGSNAAKADLRGGNEAVRSGIGRYSSVFYIGGDIIVEIAGQKINNITDYYSVLEDKKPGETVTVKVIRGKKLIDLRVTLSERN from the coding sequence ATGAAACTTTATAGTAGAAGACAGACCCTCGTATTTTCGCTCATTGCAGCGGTTATTTTTGCAAGTGCAGGTTTTTTTGCCGGTATAAAATATAGTACAGGAAACGCCGGCTTAAGTGAAATTCAAAGCGGAACCTCAAGCAACCCTGCCGATTTTGAAGAAAGTGCAGAAAACGGATTTGTTCAGACGGAAAATTCGCACAATTTAAATATGCAGCAACATGGAAATACGGCAGCTTTAAATACAGCAAATGAAAAAGGATACATGGGCTATAGTCCTGCCGAAACACAAAACATTCACGTATATGAAACAACCAATGAAGGTGTTGTAAACATCACAACCGAAACCATGGGCGTCAACTGGTTTTTTGAACCCGTTCCAGTCGAAGGCGGTTCAGGTTCAGGCTCCATAATCGATGAAAGCGGCTTAGTGCTGACCAACACACACGTAATTGCAGAAGCTTCAAAGATTTTTATTTCGCTCCATGACGGAAGTCAATATGAAGCCAGAGTTGTAGGAATGGATCCCGAAAACGATTTGGCCGTTTTAAAATTCGATCCGCCAAAAAACGTAAAACTTACGGTTATAAAATTCGGAGATTCTGCCGGCTTAAAAGTCGGCCAAAGAGTTTTAGCCATAGGCAATCCCTTCGGCTTGGAAAGAACTCTTACCGACGGAATAGTCTCGGCCCTGAAACGCCCTATTCAAAACGATAAAAACATCATAATCAAAAATATGATTCAAACCGATACGGCCATAAACCCCGGAAATTCGGGCGGCCCTCTTTTGGATACAATGGGAAAAATGATAGGCATCAATACCATGATTTATTCCACATCCGGAAGCTCGGCAGGTGTCGGCTTTGCAGTTCCCGTAAATACGGCTAAAAGAGTTGTTGCAGACATTTTAAAATACGGGAAGGTCATCCGCGGTTCTATAGATGCCGAATTGGTTCAAGTTTCAGGACGCCTTGCCTCTTACGCAAAGCTGCCTGTTTCTTACGGGCTTCTTGTTTCCGAAGTCAAAAGAGGAAGCAATGCTGCAAAGGCCGATCTTCGAGGAGGAAATGAAGCTGTCCGCTCAGGCATAGGAAGATACAGCTCGGTATTTTACATAGGCGGAGATATAATCGTCGAAATAGCAGGGCAAAAGATAAACAATATAACCGATTATTATTCGGTGCTGGAGGATAAAAAGCCGGGAGAAACGGTAACGGTAAAAGTTATTAGAGGAAAAAAACTTATTGATTTACGCGTAACTTTATCGGAACGAAATTAA
- a CDS encoding sigma-54 dependent transcriptional regulator, which translates to MKFTVLVIDDEKNIREGLAMALEDEGYGVITADNGKTGLDIALKEEVDLVITDLRMPELSGEDVLREVISKTPGVPVIVLTGHGTVETAVEAMRMGAYDFLTKPLDLERLFLLVKRALQNRALVLQNRALLHDIETKQSFENIIGKSPLMEKVFEDIKKVAPTKASVLITGETGVGKELIARAIHNLSNRKDKPFVQVHCASFAESLLESELFGHEKGAFTGAVQRTRGRFEIANGGTLFLDEIGEVNQMIQVKLLRVLQEKKFERVGGTETLSVDTRIIAATNRDLIEEIKKGNFREDLYFRLNVVHIHVPPLRERKEDIPLLAAAFIKEFAEENDKKIDSMEPRARTAIYNYEWPGNIRQLQNCIQSAVVMSSDNVIHFDDLPAALREKAEASSIRIPMGVNMAEAEKQIILQTLANQNNNKSKTADILGIGRRTLHRKLDEYAAEIAEDTAQMLEEKEAQSKKEKSNGKK; encoded by the coding sequence ATGAAATTTACTGTTTTGGTTATAGATGACGAAAAAAATATCCGCGAAGGCCTTGCGATGGCCTTGGAAGATGAAGGTTACGGAGTAATCACGGCCGACAACGGAAAAACGGGCTTGGATATTGCCTTAAAAGAAGAAGTCGATCTTGTAATTACCGATTTAAGAATGCCCGAACTTAGCGGCGAAGATGTTCTCCGTGAAGTTATTTCAAAAACTCCCGGAGTTCCCGTAATTGTGTTAACCGGTCACGGCACGGTAGAGACGGCTGTTGAAGCCATGAGGATGGGAGCCTACGATTTTTTAACCAAGCCTTTGGATTTGGAGCGTCTCTTCCTCTTGGTAAAAAGAGCCTTACAAAACCGCGCCCTTGTTCTTCAAAACCGTGCTCTTTTACACGACATCGAAACAAAACAAAGCTTTGAAAATATCATAGGGAAGAGTCCCCTTATGGAAAAGGTTTTTGAGGATATAAAAAAAGTTGCTCCCACAAAGGCCAGCGTTTTAATTACCGGAGAAACCGGAGTCGGAAAAGAATTGATAGCTCGTGCCATTCATAATCTTTCTAACCGGAAGGATAAGCCCTTTGTACAGGTTCACTGTGCTTCCTTTGCCGAAAGCCTCTTGGAGTCGGAACTTTTCGGTCACGAAAAAGGAGCCTTTACGGGAGCAGTTCAGCGTACCAGAGGCCGTTTTGAAATTGCAAACGGCGGAACTCTTTTTTTGGATGAGATAGGCGAGGTCAACCAAATGATACAGGTAAAACTCTTGCGCGTTCTCCAAGAAAAAAAGTTTGAAAGGGTAGGCGGAACCGAAACTCTTAGTGTCGATACAAGGATAATTGCCGCCACCAACAGGGACCTGATCGAAGAAATAAAAAAAGGAAATTTCAGGGAAGACCTTTATTTTAGATTGAATGTTGTGCATATTCATGTTCCGCCCTTGCGTGAGCGCAAAGAAGACATTCCTCTTTTGGCTGCCGCCTTTATCAAGGAATTCGCCGAAGAGAACGATAAAAAAATAGATTCTATGGAGCCTCGTGCAAGAACTGCAATTTACAATTATGAGTGGCCGGGAAATATAAGGCAGCTTCAAAACTGTATTCAAAGTGCCGTCGTAATGAGCTCGGATAATGTAATTCATTTTGATGACCTCCCTGCCGCCTTACGCGAAAAGGCCGAGGCTTCTTCAATCCGCATTCCCATGGGTGTAAATATGGCCGAAGCCGAAAAGCAAATTATTTTGCAGACACTTGCAAACCAAAACAACAATAAGTCCAAGACTGCCGATATCTTGGGGATAGGACGCAGAACCCTCCATCGAAAGCTCGATGAATATGCAGCCGAAATTGCAGAAGATACGGCCCAGATGTTGGAAGAAAAAGAAGCTCAATCCAAAAAGGAAAAATCGAATGGCAAAAAATAA
- a CDS encoding RlmE family RNA methyltransferase, with amino-acid sequence MAKNKYSEPDYWSKKAFSENYPARSVYKLEEMNKKFNLFSPGDKVLDLGAAPGSWTVYVLRFLNREGRVTAVDLKPLDSSVYDERLSFFQGDMFDKGIIKSVKELGPYNAVICDAAPATTGNKTVDTARSSGLVELAIYYAQEQLKQGGAFVVKILQGGDQQIHLNNLRKCFKTARAFKPEACRSSSFETYLIGLDFKG; translated from the coding sequence ATGGCAAAAAATAAATACAGCGAACCGGACTATTGGTCAAAAAAGGCTTTTTCAGAAAACTATCCTGCACGCTCCGTGTACAAGCTTGAAGAGATGAATAAAAAATTCAATCTTTTTTCGCCCGGCGATAAGGTCTTGGATTTGGGTGCTGCTCCCGGAAGCTGGACTGTCTATGTTTTGCGCTTTTTAAATAGAGAGGGAAGGGTAACTGCCGTCGATTTAAAGCCCTTGGATTCTTCGGTCTATGATGAGCGTCTTAGTTTTTTTCAAGGCGATATGTTCGATAAGGGGATTATAAAATCGGTAAAAGAGCTTGGGCCCTATAATGCTGTCATCTGCGATGCAGCCCCCGCAACTACAGGCAACAAGACCGTCGATACTGCCCGATCTTCGGGCCTGGTAGAGCTCGCAATTTATTATGCCCAAGAACAGCTTAAACAAGGTGGAGCCTTTGTGGTAAAGATATTACAAGGAGGGGATCAGCAAATCCACTTAAACAACTTGCGGAAATGTTTTAAGACAGCTAGGGCCTTTAAGCCCGAGGCCTGCCGCAGTTCAAGTTTTGAAACTTACTTGATAGGTTTGGATTTTAAGGGCTAG
- a CDS encoding nitrogen regulation protein NR(II), producing MREFMRRGIQKSPSMNEAQLRTFVKLLANEYSLLDSVMDSLNDGVIVANSENKIIKSNRAAERILGTPLGESHEKNVWEHIKIQDIADFVSYVIENESGQTSKEFNLKAGLPEGKNKYIEVSVLPLVKEKKIQGTIIMIADITEKRSEEIKNRRLENLASLTNVAAAVAHEIKNPLAAISIHLQLLKKNFTACNLSINQKAQKHINVIEEEIERLNKIVVDFLFAVRPLKFEFVPVDINVLLKNLYDTFFDEFNDKGITISLNFSKELPKIQGDERFLRQAFMNVLTNAKSAMPDGGFLDISTKSENDFIFVSISDSGQGILPEDLHKIFEPYFTTKHDGTGLGLTMTYKVIKEHGGDINVYSDYGMGTSFKFSLPIERKGATLLLSDKTSDFDSVKDIK from the coding sequence ATGAGAGAGTTTATGAGAAGGGGAATACAAAAGTCCCCGAGCATGAATGAGGCCCAGCTCCGCACCTTTGTAAAGCTGCTTGCAAACGAGTATTCTCTTTTGGACTCCGTAATGGATTCTTTAAACGACGGCGTTATAGTTGCAAATTCAGAAAATAAAATTATAAAATCGAATAGAGCTGCCGAAAGAATTTTAGGCACTCCGCTTGGCGAGAGCCATGAAAAAAACGTATGGGAGCATATAAAGATTCAGGATATTGCGGACTTTGTTTCTTACGTAATTGAAAATGAAAGCGGACAAACTTCAAAAGAGTTTAACCTTAAAGCCGGCTTGCCCGAAGGTAAAAATAAGTACATTGAAGTTTCGGTTCTTCCCTTGGTAAAAGAAAAAAAAATCCAAGGCACGATAATTATGATTGCGGACATTACCGAAAAAAGAAGTGAAGAAATTAAAAACCGCCGCCTTGAAAATCTTGCAAGCCTTACAAATGTTGCAGCCGCCGTTGCCCACGAAATTAAAAACCCGCTTGCAGCGATCAGCATCCACTTACAGCTTTTAAAGAAAAATTTTACTGCCTGTAATTTATCCATAAACCAAAAGGCTCAAAAACATATTAACGTTATCGAAGAAGAAATTGAAAGGCTAAATAAAATTGTAGTGGATTTTTTGTTTGCCGTGCGTCCTTTAAAGTTCGAATTTGTTCCGGTAGATATAAATGTTCTATTAAAGAATTTATACGATACCTTTTTTGACGAGTTTAACGATAAGGGTATAACCATTTCGCTTAACTTTTCAAAGGAGCTTCCTAAAATTCAAGGCGATGAAAGGTTTTTACGGCAGGCCTTTATGAACGTATTGACGAATGCAAAGTCCGCAATGCCGGACGGAGGCTTTTTGGATATTTCGACAAAGAGCGAAAACGATTTTATTTTTGTATCTATCTCGGATTCGGGACAGGGTATCTTGCCTGAAGACCTTCACAAAATCTTTGAGCCCTATTTTACTACAAAGCATGACGGAACGGGATTAGGCCTTACCATGACCTATAAGGTTATCAAGGAACATGGGGGCGACATAAACGTTTATTCCGATTACGGCATGGGAACAAGTTTTAAATTTTCGCTTCCGATAGAACGCAAGGGGGCAACGCTTTTACTCTCCGATAAAACTTCCGACTTTGATTCGGTAAAGGATATAAAATGA